From the genome of Sediminibacter sp. Hel_I_10:
TTACAATAGATTACTTCAGTATTCCTTGGTTCAAAAAGTACTAAGCATCGATTCGCGGATAAATGAAAATAATGGCTCGTACAGTTTTACCACGACGACCATTTTTGAAATCAATAGAGGTTCAATCATCGACACTTATGAATTGGTTTCCACCGGAAACTTAATTATGGTTGACCGAAACTTCCCAAACAATCCACACGGCTTATTGATTACCAATTACTTCGAAAATACCTTAAAGAAGGTATCAGATGAAAATTGAAAGCCGATAATCGGCACTTAAAAACTCACTCTTATGAAAGTAGAAAAAAACAAGATAGTATTTGTAGCGGTGTTGGCCGTGATTTTCATATTTCTGATTTCCTATTCCGTAATGGTAATGGGCGATGATGAAAGTGAAACCGAAAACCTTAAACAGACCTTAGTGCCAGATTTGGAAGAAGACCAGAAAGAATATGATTCCAAACTTGATGCGATTAACGACTTGAAAAAAGTTAGGGAAAATAATGCGCCCAGCATCTATGACGAAAAACTGATTGATTCCTTGGGATTTTACGATCCAGACCTTCCGGAACGGGAAAAAGAGCGTATCGTAGATAGCATCTATGAGGCTGGTAAGATTCAGTATTCAGATAAGCGATACCAGAATTTGGGACAGAAAAGAACTGTTCGCAAAGCGGTATCAACGATTGATTCTGCTGAAGTGAAGCGGGAACAAAAAATTGAAGCTAAAGAATTGGGCTTGGAACACCAATTGTTCTTTGCTGCTGCGCCAAAACCGGACAAGGTTTCAATAATTGGTAATACCGATGAAACAATTTACGTGGTAGTAGATGGCGACCAAGTCGTAAAAGCGAATACCAGATTGCGGATGCGCCTGACCAAAACTGCTACAATCAATGGTAAAGAAATGCCTAAGAATACACCTATTTTCGGTTTCATCAGCTTTCAGCCCAATCGTGCGCTCATTGAAATTGAAAACATACAGCACCATCCTACAAAGCTCAAAGCTTTTGATTTATCTGATGGTAGTGAAGGTGTTTACGTACAGAACAATTTTCGGGCAGAAGCCACCACCGAAGTTCTTGACGACATTATTGGCGACATCAACATACCTACCGTTCCGCAAGTAGGTGGCATTACAAAAGTTCTTAGACGTAGTAACCGTAACGTAAAAGTTACAGTATTGAACAATTACAAATTAATATTAAAACCAAAATTATGAGGCCCATAATGGGTATTTAAAAACGCACTCTTATGAAAAATTCAGTCTTAATAATAGCAGTCATATGTATTTCCGCTTTCGCGAAAGCGCAAACAACTACAGTTCTCGATACCATTTATGCCAACGACACCAAAAACGTTGCGCTGTTCTTCCCAGAACCTATTAGGCAAGGTATTACTGGTTCAGATAATTTTGTATTTACTTACAATCGTGAAAAGGAACAGTATTTTGGACTTCTTCAGGCAAAGCCAGGGAAGGAAAGTAATCTGTTGGTAGTCAATAGAAATGGTTCAATTTTTTCGTATATTGTAAGATATAAAAAACAGCTATCTAAGCTCAATTATTTCATTCCGCTATCCAATAGTATCGGAAATGAAAAACCTATTGTTATAGAATCGGTTATTGCTGAATCTTCTGAAGAACTTGTAGATAATAGCACGTATTATTACCAAAAATTCTGCTCGTATCTACTCAAAAGAAAACAGCGCATAGGTCGGATTAAGAAACGGAATGAAGGCATTATATTGACCGTTGAAAATATTGTTTTTGATAAGGATGAATTGTATTTCGTTATCGAGATTGAAAATAATTCTTCGTTGGATTACGATTTGAATTTCTTGAACCTTTCGATTGAAACTCGGCAAAAAGGGAAAAGAAAATCATTGCAACGTCTCTATCAAGAACCGATATACAAACATAATCTACCGTCTAAAATCAAGGAAAGTGAAACGGTACGATTTGCTTATGTGATGCCCAAGTTCTCATTATCCGATGACCGCAGGGCAATTTTGGAATTGAATGAAAAGGATGGCGAACGAAATATAGAACTGAAAATATCACATAGATATATCAATAACCCAAATTAGAATATTATGAAAAGAATAGTCATTTGCTCGCTTGTTCTGTTGTT
Proteins encoded in this window:
- a CDS encoding DUF4138 domain-containing protein, coding for MKNSVLIIAVICISAFAKAQTTTVLDTIYANDTKNVALFFPEPIRQGITGSDNFVFTYNREKEQYFGLLQAKPGKESNLLVVNRNGSIFSYIVRYKKQLSKLNYFIPLSNSIGNEKPIVIESVIAESSEELVDNSTYYYQKFCSYLLKRKQRIGRIKKRNEGIILTVENIVFDKDELYFVIEIENNSSLDYDLNFLNLSIETRQKGKRKSLQRLYQEPIYKHNLPSKIKESETVRFAYVMPKFSLSDDRRAILELNEKDGERNIELKISHRYINNPN
- the traM gene encoding conjugative transposon protein TraM, with translation MKVEKNKIVFVAVLAVIFIFLISYSVMVMGDDESETENLKQTLVPDLEEDQKEYDSKLDAINDLKKVRENNAPSIYDEKLIDSLGFYDPDLPEREKERIVDSIYEAGKIQYSDKRYQNLGQKRTVRKAVSTIDSAEVKREQKIEAKELGLEHQLFFAAAPKPDKVSIIGNTDETIYVVVDGDQVVKANTRLRMRLTKTATINGKEMPKNTPIFGFISFQPNRALIEIENIQHHPTKLKAFDLSDGSEGVYVQNNFRAEATTEVLDDIIGDINIPTVPQVGGITKVLRRSNRNVKVTVLNNYKLILKPKL